Proteins encoded by one window of Paenibacillus urinalis:
- a CDS encoding LysR family transcriptional regulator gives MNLIKFQILVLIDKWNKVTDVAKELEMKQPTVSFHMKSLEKDMGTALFISTRGRILLTEAGKAILPYAKQMINLDQTARRTAQLFSELNQGSLQIKSDPIVSTYYLSSLIAQFADQYPGIRISNRLFDEVSDPGSEENFIAARLDKLGSPLEESSDKVLIRTDELILLVPENHPFAHESNLHPGELSKYMFVNYESCGWISERMGRFTQITGAHLWERVFAATPEAAVNMVAAGKAITFFPESAVTSANRGVIKLPIPGLSKEDVLIHITLSKMNELTPAGQQFWSFLSHEYRNPEAP, from the coding sequence ATGAATTTAATTAAATTTCAAATTCTTGTTTTGATAGATAAGTGGAATAAGGTTACGGATGTCGCCAAGGAGCTTGAGATGAAGCAGCCAACAGTTTCTTTTCATATGAAGAGCCTTGAGAAGGATATGGGGACCGCTCTATTCATCTCAACACGGGGAAGAATTCTGCTTACAGAGGCGGGAAAAGCCATCCTGCCTTATGCCAAGCAAATGATCAATCTGGATCAGACGGCACGGCGGACCGCACAGTTGTTCAGTGAACTGAATCAAGGAAGCCTTCAGATCAAATCGGATCCCATTGTCTCTACCTATTATCTATCCAGTCTTATCGCTCAATTCGCAGATCAATATCCTGGCATCCGGATTTCAAATCGTTTGTTTGATGAGGTATCAGATCCAGGCAGTGAGGAGAACTTTATTGCGGCCAGGCTGGACAAGCTGGGCAGCCCATTAGAGGAGTCTTCTGACAAGGTGCTGATTCGGACAGATGAACTGATTCTTCTCGTCCCCGAGAACCATCCCTTTGCGCACGAGTCAAATTTGCATCCTGGAGAACTAAGCAAATATATGTTTGTTAATTATGAGAGCTGCGGATGGATATCTGAGCGAATGGGGCGCTTTACACAGATAACAGGCGCCCATTTGTGGGAGAGAGTGTTTGCAGCGACACCCGAAGCAGCTGTAAACATGGTTGCGGCAGGCAAAGCAATTACTTTTTTTCCTGAAAGCGCAGTAACATCGGCTAATCGAGGAGTCATAAAGCTACCAATCCCCGGCCTATCGAAGGAAGATGTCTTAATACACATCACATTATCTAAAATGAACGAGCTGACACCGGCAGGTCAACAATTTTGGTCCTTCCTCAGCCATGAATACAGGAACCCAGAAGCTCCCTAA
- the sdaAA gene encoding L-serine ammonia-lyase, iron-sulfur-dependent, subunit alpha: MRFKHLKDLNAICTAEGKTLAELMVEEQVKETGTPEAEVVRQMSDYYQVMKQAVHKGMNEDTTSRSGLTGGDGQRVRHYLQNNQSCSGDASTLAMAYALGVSEVNASMGRIVATPTAGSAGIIPGVFVSAQERFGWEDEHMVNGLFSAGAIGYVIANNSFISGAEGGCQAEVGSAIGMAAGAMVELRGGTPEQVVHAVGLALKNTLGLICDPVAGLVEIPCIVRNGLGAVTALAAADMALAGVRSAIPSDEVIDVMLEVGSAMPSRHRETAQGGLAQTPTGKKLTKQLADTKKEKTKPKKAADEAEM, encoded by the coding sequence ATGCGGTTTAAGCACTTGAAGGATTTGAATGCAATTTGTACGGCAGAAGGCAAGACGCTGGCTGAGCTGATGGTTGAAGAACAGGTGAAGGAGACCGGAACACCAGAGGCTGAGGTTGTGAGGCAGATGTCGGATTACTATCAGGTCATGAAGCAGGCTGTGCATAAAGGGATGAACGAGGATACAACCTCGCGCAGTGGACTGACGGGTGGAGACGGCCAGCGGGTCCGCCATTATTTGCAGAACAATCAGAGCTGCTCGGGTGACGCCTCTACACTTGCTATGGCCTATGCGCTTGGTGTGTCGGAAGTGAATGCTTCCATGGGAAGAATTGTGGCAACGCCTACGGCGGGTTCGGCAGGCATCATTCCCGGTGTTTTCGTAAGTGCGCAGGAGCGTTTTGGCTGGGAAGATGAGCATATGGTGAATGGCTTATTCTCTGCTGGGGCCATAGGTTATGTCATTGCCAACAATTCCTTCATCTCGGGTGCCGAGGGCGGATGTCAGGCAGAAGTCGGATCAGCGATCGGGATGGCAGCCGGGGCGATGGTTGAGCTTCGCGGCGGAACACCGGAACAGGTTGTACATGCGGTCGGCTTAGCTCTGAAAAATACACTCGGATTGATCTGCGATCCGGTGGCAGGGCTGGTTGAGATTCCGTGTATTGTAAGGAACGGATTAGGGGCAGTTACGGCGCTTGCAGCTGCAGATATGGCGCTGGCAGGGGTACGGAGCGCGATTCCTTCTGACGAAGTCATCGACGTCATGCTTGAGGTGGGAAGCGCAATGCCGAGCCGTCATCGGGAGACGGCCCAGGGCGGACTCGCGCAGACGCCAACGGGTAAGAAGCTGACGAAACAGCTGGCAGATACGAAGAAGGAAAAAACCAAGCCTAAGAAAGCGGCAGATGAAGCAGAAATGTAG
- the pstA gene encoding phosphate ABC transporter permease PstA yields the protein MKPKTADKLATGIIIAFAVFIIAILVGLIGYIIFRGVSHISWDFLTSRPQNLRGGGGIGPQLFNSVFLLVLTLIITIPLGWGAGIYMAEYAKPGKITNFIRLVVEVLSSFPSIVIGLFGLLLLVNTFGFGFSLLSGALALAVFNLPLMVRTTEQAFRSVPTAQKEAGLALGLSKWKIITSILLPVALPSMITGTILAAGRIFGEAAALMYTAGMSSPPLDFTDWNPFSERSPLNPMRPAETLAVHIWKVNSEQLAPDAVEIAAGASAVLVILVLIFNLLARWLGRVVYRKMTAAKRMN from the coding sequence ATGAAACCAAAAACAGCCGATAAATTAGCTACTGGCATCATCATCGCTTTCGCTGTATTTATTATTGCGATCTTGGTGGGTTTGATCGGTTATATTATATTCCGCGGCGTCAGCCATATCAGCTGGGACTTCCTTACCAGCCGGCCGCAAAACCTTCGCGGAGGAGGCGGTATTGGGCCGCAGCTCTTTAACTCCGTGTTCCTGCTTGTCTTGACCCTGATCATCACCATTCCGCTCGGCTGGGGAGCCGGTATTTATATGGCGGAATATGCGAAACCCGGCAAAATTACAAACTTTATTCGATTGGTTGTTGAAGTACTGTCTTCTTTCCCTTCCATCGTTATCGGTTTGTTCGGTTTGTTATTACTTGTTAACACCTTCGGGTTTGGCTTCTCGCTCTTGTCCGGTGCGCTCGCGCTCGCGGTATTTAATCTGCCGCTGATGGTGCGTACAACAGAGCAGGCCTTCCGTTCTGTTCCGACGGCACAGAAGGAGGCGGGCCTTGCACTCGGCTTGTCCAAGTGGAAGATCATTACTTCCATTCTGCTTCCTGTTGCGCTGCCTAGCATGATTACAGGTACGATTCTTGCTGCAGGACGGATCTTCGGTGAAGCGGCAGCCCTGATGTATACAGCCGGTATGAGTAGTCCGCCGCTTGACTTTACGGACTGGAATCCGTTCAGCGAAAGATCACCGCTGAATCCGATGCGTCCGGCAGAAACACTTGCCGTGCATATCTGGAAAGTAAATAGTGAGCAGCTTGCGCCTGATGCGGTTGAGATTGCGGCAGGAGCTTCAGCTGTGCTCGTTATCCTCGTTCTCATCTTTAACCTGCTTGCGCGCTGGCTTGGACGCGTTGTATATCGTAAAATGACAGCAGCTAAGCGTATGAACTAG
- a CDS encoding MFS transporter: MEQSFANWRRKGLLLGSIGISRIGDFVYLIAINVLILNMTGSPAAVAGLWIIAPAASLLTKFWAGSLVDRYNQRQIMIITDLIRTVFVAALPLLPELWMIYACLMINSMASSIFQPASMTYIVRLVPAAERKQFNAFQGLTTSGAFLVGPAIAGVLLIYMKPDIAIYINAASFLISAFLLSLLPKLPIEVQEGEAAGQRITYRMIAADWSGVMKFSRSNAYVIFVYSLFHFILLLGMALDSQEVVFIRSTLKMSELEYGLIVSLTGAGSVAGAFLNSILAKWIPVKHMLGGGMLLVSAGYLIFSISNSFVWAAAGFILLGFFSSFSNTGLATFYQNNVPAAMMGRVTSIFGLMVSLLQIAAIITFGVIAELVSLRYVYFTVSIVLVLLSLLLWLISLQRSRGGYFDEDKSQIRL, translated from the coding sequence ATGGAGCAATCATTCGCCAATTGGCGTCGAAAAGGCTTGCTGCTTGGAAGTATCGGGATCTCCAGGATTGGAGATTTTGTCTATCTCATTGCGATTAACGTGTTGATTCTGAATATGACGGGTTCTCCTGCAGCCGTTGCAGGATTATGGATCATTGCACCAGCAGCCTCACTACTGACGAAATTCTGGGCTGGAAGCTTGGTGGATCGATACAATCAGCGGCAGATTATGATCATTACTGATTTGATCCGGACTGTATTTGTAGCTGCTCTCCCGCTGCTGCCCGAGCTGTGGATGATTTATGCCTGCCTGATGATTAACAGTATGGCCTCTTCTATTTTTCAACCGGCTTCGATGACCTATATCGTTAGACTTGTACCAGCAGCAGAACGCAAGCAGTTTAATGCTTTTCAGGGTTTAACGACCTCGGGGGCTTTTCTGGTGGGTCCGGCCATTGCCGGGGTGCTGCTCATATATATGAAGCCTGATATTGCGATCTATATTAACGCAGCATCCTTCTTGATATCAGCCTTCTTGTTATCGCTGCTCCCCAAGCTACCTATAGAGGTGCAAGAGGGAGAAGCGGCAGGACAGAGGATAACTTATCGCATGATAGCAGCTGATTGGAGCGGTGTAATGAAGTTCAGTAGATCTAACGCATATGTCATATTTGTCTACAGTCTGTTTCATTTTATTTTACTGCTAGGTATGGCGCTGGACTCACAGGAGGTTGTATTTATTCGCAGTACCCTTAAGATGTCTGAGCTGGAATACGGATTGATTGTCAGTCTGACAGGAGCAGGAAGTGTCGCCGGAGCATTTCTGAATTCGATATTAGCAAAATGGATTCCAGTCAAACATATGCTGGGAGGGGGAATGCTGCTTGTATCTGCAGGGTATCTGATCTTCTCCATCTCGAATTCATTCGTATGGGCTGCAGCTGGTTTCATCCTACTGGGCTTTTTCTCGTCTTTCTCCAATACGGGTCTGGCGACCTTTTATCAAAATAATGTTCCTGCAGCCATGATGGGCAGGGTAACAAGCATATTCGGCCTGATGGTTAGTCTGCTTCAGATAGCTGCTATTATAACGTTTGGTGTTATTGCCGAGCTCGTGTCGCTGCGTTACGTCTATTTTACAGTATCGATCGTGCTAGTCCTTCTATCGTTGTTGCTCTGGTTAATTAGTCTTCAGCGTTCGAGAGGCGGCTATTTCGATGAAGACAAGTCACAGATTAGATTGTAG
- a CDS encoding sugar ABC transporter permease, with amino-acid sequence MKRKKRIKLTFSYILLILIAIVCIYPALWIIMSSLKVGDSLYSETIIPEQFTLQHYKDLFMPQADKDIPFLQWYWNTLKIAVTSMVLGTIIQVLTAYAMSRFRFKGRQTAMSVILILGMFPGFMSMIAVYVMLLQMNLLDSAWALILVYTSGAALGMFVAKGFFDTIPRALEESALLDGASHMRIFVSIILPLSKPIITYISLMTFSGAWVDFIFARLILRSRENWTLAVGLYELVNSYTSTEFTLFAAGSVLVALPITLLYMFLQRFLVDGLTAGATKG; translated from the coding sequence ATGAAGAGAAAAAAACGGATTAAGCTCACCTTCAGTTATATTTTGCTGATTCTGATCGCCATCGTATGTATATATCCTGCTCTATGGATTATCATGTCATCCCTTAAAGTGGGGGATTCTCTGTACAGTGAGACGATCATACCTGAACAATTTACACTTCAGCACTATAAAGATCTGTTTATGCCGCAGGCTGACAAGGATATTCCTTTTCTCCAGTGGTACTGGAATACGCTGAAGATTGCGGTCACCAGTATGGTGCTCGGAACGATAATTCAAGTGCTTACTGCCTATGCGATGTCTCGGTTCCGGTTTAAGGGACGTCAGACGGCTATGTCTGTTATTTTGATTCTTGGGATGTTCCCAGGCTTCATGAGTATGATTGCTGTATACGTAATGCTCCTGCAAATGAATCTGCTGGATTCAGCTTGGGCTCTTATTCTGGTGTACACGTCGGGTGCAGCACTCGGTATGTTTGTAGCGAAGGGCTTCTTCGATACCATTCCACGTGCGCTTGAAGAATCGGCATTGCTCGATGGGGCGAGTCATATGAGAATTTTTGTTTCTATTATACTGCCGTTATCCAAACCGATTATTACGTACATTTCTTTGATGACATTCAGCGGCGCATGGGTTGACTTTATATTTGCCAGACTGATCCTGCGCTCACGTGAAAACTGGACATTGGCCGTTGGCTTGTATGAGCTGGTGAACAGCTACACGAGTACCGAATTTACGCTGTTTGCGGCGGGATCTGTTCTCGTAGCCCTGCCGATTACACTCCTATACATGTTCCTGCAGCGCTTCCTGGTGGATGGCTTGACTGCGGGAGCAACGAAAGGGTGA
- a CDS encoding phosphate ABC transporter substrate-binding protein PstS family protein, which translates to MFKRVKKLPLMMTTLAMTVVLAACGSGTDTSGSGNTDPAGSSNGSGGEATQLSGSVLAVGSTALQPLVDQAAQDFMMIEGNENITVQVQGGGSGTGLTQVADKQADIGNSDVFAEEKLEADQAEQLVDHQVAVVGMAAVVNKEVGVTDLTKQQLSDIFNGKVKNWSEVGGADQEIVIINRPASSGTRATFEKYALGGAAPDLEGSIQEESSGNVKKLVTETPGAIGYLALSYLDDTLTAVKYEGIEATVENIESGEYPVWAYQHMYTNGEPNEVTKAFLDYMVSDDIQNTYVVELGYIPVSGMQVERDVEGNITEK; encoded by the coding sequence ATGTTCAAAAGAGTTAAGAAATTACCTTTGATGATGACTACACTAGCGATGACCGTCGTACTCGCAGCCTGCGGATCAGGTACGGATACGAGCGGATCTGGAAATACAGACCCAGCAGGAAGTTCGAATGGCAGCGGCGGAGAAGCAACACAGCTTAGCGGTTCCGTACTTGCAGTAGGATCTACAGCGCTTCAGCCGCTTGTTGACCAAGCTGCACAAGACTTCATGATGATAGAAGGCAATGAGAACATTACAGTTCAAGTTCAAGGCGGCGGTAGCGGTACAGGTCTTACACAAGTCGCTGATAAGCAAGCAGATATCGGTAACTCTGACGTATTCGCTGAAGAGAAGCTTGAAGCGGATCAAGCAGAACAACTCGTTGACCACCAAGTAGCTGTTGTTGGTATGGCAGCAGTAGTTAATAAAGAAGTAGGCGTGACGGATCTGACTAAACAACAGCTGTCCGATATCTTCAACGGTAAAGTAAAGAACTGGAGTGAAGTTGGTGGAGCCGATCAAGAGATCGTAATCATCAACCGTCCAGCAAGCTCTGGTACTCGTGCTACTTTCGAGAAATATGCACTTGGCGGAGCAGCTCCTGACCTTGAAGGTTCTATTCAAGAAGAATCCTCTGGTAACGTTAAGAAGCTCGTAACTGAAACTCCTGGTGCAATCGGCTACCTGGCATTGTCCTACTTGGATGATACGCTGACTGCAGTGAAATATGAAGGTATTGAAGCAACTGTAGAAAACATTGAATCTGGTGAATATCCAGTGTGGGCTTACCAGCATATGTACACAAACGGCGAGCCGAATGAAGTAACAAAAGCATTTCTTGACTACATGGTTTCTGACGATATCCAGAACACTTATGTTGTAGAGCTTGGTTACATCCCGGTTAGCGGTATGCAAGTTGAGCGTGACGTAGAAGGTAACATCACTGAAAAATAA
- the pstB gene encoding phosphate ABC transporter ATP-binding protein PstB, with protein MPQQPFSTEDLSVFYGEKEAVKGISMEFPKNTVTALIGPSGCGKSTFLRSLNRMNDEIAGARVTGHIWMDGKDLNAPGTDVIKLRQNIGMVWQKPNPFHKSIYNNIAFGPKYRGMKKKKDLDEIVEKSLRRAALWDEVKDRLNDSALALSGGQQQRLCIARALSVEPQILLLDEPASALDPVSTGKIEELITELKKDLRIVIVTHNMQQAARISDFTAYLFLGNLMERDVTEKIFSNPENQSTQEYIMGRFG; from the coding sequence ATGCCACAACAACCTTTTAGCACAGAGGATCTGAGTGTTTTTTACGGGGAGAAAGAAGCAGTGAAGGGAATCAGTATGGAGTTCCCGAAGAATACGGTAACTGCCTTGATCGGTCCTTCTGGATGTGGTAAATCCACGTTCCTGAGATCTTTGAACCGAATGAATGATGAGATCGCCGGGGCTCGCGTAACAGGTCATATCTGGATGGACGGCAAAGACTTGAATGCGCCAGGCACAGATGTTATCAAGCTTCGACAGAACATCGGAATGGTGTGGCAGAAGCCAAACCCGTTCCACAAATCGATCTATAACAATATTGCATTTGGTCCGAAATACCGTGGTATGAAGAAGAAGAAGGATCTGGACGAAATTGTGGAAAAAAGCCTGCGTCGCGCCGCTCTGTGGGACGAGGTCAAGGATCGGCTTAACGATTCTGCCTTGGCTCTGTCGGGTGGACAACAGCAGCGTCTATGCATCGCTCGCGCACTGTCGGTCGAGCCGCAAATATTGCTGCTGGATGAGCCGGCATCTGCACTAGACCCGGTATCCACAGGAAAGATTGAAGAGCTGATTACAGAGCTCAAAAAAGATCTGCGTATCGTTATTGTTACTCATAACATGCAGCAGGCAGCACGGATTTCCGATTTTACAGCGTACCTCTTCCTGGGCAATCTCATGGAGCGCGATGTAACCGAGAAAATCTTCTCCAATCCGGAGAACCAATCGACTCAAGAATATATTATGGGACGTTTCGGCTGA
- the sdaAB gene encoding L-serine ammonia-lyase, iron-sulfur-dependent subunit beta codes for MMTRFKDVFSIIGPAMTGPSSSHTAGAVRLGRIARQWLGTRPEKAKMILYGSFADTYTGHGTDLALISGLMNMATDDERIPNAEEWAEQLGMEYEFVTSGLPAAHPNTVKFELSAGDRACTMVGASIGGGNVTVSLLDDFRVQLTGDFPAVVLRHSDKAGVIASVTSAISESGVNIGFMQVDRKGRDGEALTAMETDTIPASDVLNRLKSLPHIYDIKVIDLKKGDDTDAV; via the coding sequence ATGATGACAAGGTTCAAGGATGTATTCTCAATTATCGGGCCGGCAATGACGGGACCGTCCAGCTCCCATACTGCAGGGGCTGTTAGACTTGGGCGTATTGCCCGGCAGTGGCTTGGAACGAGACCGGAGAAAGCGAAGATGATATTATACGGCTCTTTTGCCGACACTTATACAGGACATGGAACAGATCTGGCGCTGATCAGTGGACTGATGAATATGGCTACCGATGATGAGCGGATACCGAATGCAGAAGAGTGGGCTGAGCAGCTGGGAATGGAATATGAGTTTGTCACGAGCGGTCTTCCGGCGGCACATCCGAATACCGTCAAGTTTGAGCTGTCTGCAGGAGATCGGGCTTGTACGATGGTGGGAGCTTCGATTGGTGGAGGGAACGTTACCGTCTCTTTATTGGATGATTTTCGGGTACAGCTGACAGGTGATTTTCCTGCGGTGGTGCTGAGGCACTCGGATAAAGCCGGGGTCATCGCTTCAGTAACATCTGCGATAAGTGAGTCCGGTGTTAATATTGGCTTCATGCAGGTCGATCGTAAGGGCCGGGATGGAGAAGCGCTGACAGCAATGGAGACAGATACGATACCGGCTTCGGATGTGCTTAACAGACTGAAGTCTCTGCCTCATATTTATGATATTAAGGTCATTGATTTGAAGAAGGGGGACGATACCGATGCGGTTTAA
- the pstC gene encoding phosphate ABC transporter permease subunit PstC produces the protein MSLTKREPALESGEQSRPKREKHFYEDWIGKIYTSICVVFLIVVIVSIVYFVASKGLATFFVDGVSVKEFFTSATWSPTSDPASYGALPFIVGSFAVTILAALIASPLALCAALFMTEIVPGKGKRILQPAIELLSGIPSVVYGFVGLSVIVPLLRSIFGGTGVGILAGCLVLSVMILPTITSIMADAITSLPGGLRESSYALGATRWQTIARVVIPTMLPALLTGVVLGMARAFGEALAVQMVIGNAPFVPTSLLESASTLTSVITLSMGNTAMGSVHNNALWSMALVLLIMTFLFVLLVRLLERRNRV, from the coding sequence ATGAGCCTAACGAAGAGGGAGCCGGCGCTTGAATCCGGCGAACAGTCTCGTCCCAAGCGGGAGAAGCATTTCTACGAGGATTGGATCGGTAAAATATATACTTCCATCTGTGTAGTTTTCCTTATCGTCGTCATAGTATCAATTGTTTATTTTGTAGCCTCCAAAGGGCTTGCTACCTTCTTTGTTGACGGCGTAAGCGTCAAAGAGTTTTTCACATCAGCAACATGGAGTCCGACATCTGATCCGGCTTCTTACGGGGCTCTGCCATTCATTGTCGGCTCCTTCGCTGTTACAATTCTGGCAGCACTAATTGCAAGTCCCTTGGCGCTCTGCGCCGCACTGTTTATGACCGAGATTGTACCTGGTAAGGGTAAGCGAATTCTACAGCCGGCCATTGAGCTTCTGTCCGGTATTCCTTCAGTTGTTTATGGTTTTGTTGGTCTGAGTGTTATCGTTCCGTTACTGCGTTCGATCTTCGGAGGTACAGGGGTTGGTATTCTTGCAGGATGCCTAGTCTTATCCGTCATGATTCTTCCTACCATTACAAGTATTATGGCAGATGCGATTACGTCTCTTCCTGGAGGGCTCCGTGAATCCTCTTATGCACTCGGAGCTACTCGCTGGCAAACCATTGCCCGTGTTGTTATTCCGACGATGCTTCCTGCGCTCCTGACGGGTGTCGTGCTGGGTATGGCACGTGCGTTTGGTGAAGCGCTGGCGGTACAGATGGTCATCGGTAACGCTCCATTTGTTCCAACTTCATTACTGGAGTCAGCATCAACATTAACGAGTGTAATTACGCTTAGCATGGGTAACACGGCAATGGGTTCAGTGCACAACAATGCGTTGTGGAGTATGGCGCTTGTCCTGCTGATTATGACCTTCTTGTTCGTCCTGCTGGTGCGTTTGCTTGAAAGGAGAAACCGGGTATGA
- a CDS encoding alpha-amylase family glycosyl hydrolase, which yields MAPRHLLGLNKRFGYPAIVLLMACMLAACSSEGAEQPSQQGEDSAAINTEAGQKSSDGNHSAEESEAGGQGNAELVIDEQPSTVYYEIFVRSFYDSDGDGIGDLNGITEKLDYLNDGQPGGDDLGVGGIWLMPINPSPSYHGYDVTDYYDVHPDYGTKDDLKHLLDEAHERGIKVIMDLVVNHTSTEHPWFKESSASLDSAYRDWYSWAEDTGENTTGMSAAGSGPAWHELGGKHYLGTFWSGMPDLNFDNEEVQSEMLAIGQHWLEFGFDGFRLDAAKHIYEDVQSDRSAETTEKNVAWWQEFRTAMNQVKEDAYIVGEVWENSPVSVAPYLDNAFDSGFNFGLADQIIRTVTNETNGGFIVQLTRNYELFNEKSEGAFVDAVFLANHDQNRVMSQLGGSADHAHMAASILLTLPGNPFIYYGEEIGMEGAKPDEQIREPMLWYQAEAGAGQTTWQTPKHNLGEDAVSVEDQLQDSSSLLSHYRELIDWRNGSRALTDGTIADYDLDDDQLLGYVRAAEGERVLVLHNLSNEEKEVALDDSEVKYSELLHATNAEVQWADQTLTLPPYTSVIIK from the coding sequence ATGGCGCCGCGCCATCTGCTTGGGCTAAACAAACGATTTGGTTATCCCGCCATTGTTCTCTTAATGGCTTGCATGCTGGCTGCGTGCAGTAGTGAAGGAGCAGAACAGCCATCGCAGCAAGGAGAAGACTCTGCTGCAATAAATACCGAGGCTGGGCAGAAGAGCTCTGATGGGAATCATTCCGCCGAGGAATCAGAAGCAGGGGGCCAAGGTAACGCTGAGCTCGTAATCGATGAACAGCCGTCAACCGTTTATTATGAGATCTTTGTTCGTTCCTTCTATGATTCCGATGGGGATGGGATCGGGGATCTGAACGGAATTACGGAGAAGCTGGACTACTTAAATGATGGTCAGCCTGGTGGAGATGATCTTGGGGTGGGAGGCATCTGGCTGATGCCAATCAATCCCTCTCCAAGCTATCACGGATATGATGTGACAGATTATTATGATGTCCATCCCGATTACGGAACGAAGGATGACTTGAAGCACCTGCTGGATGAAGCGCATGAACGGGGCATCAAGGTCATTATGGATCTGGTCGTCAATCATACGAGCACAGAGCATCCATGGTTTAAGGAATCGAGTGCATCCTTGGATAGTGCATATCGTGATTGGTACAGCTGGGCAGAGGACACAGGCGAGAATACAACAGGCATGAGTGCCGCAGGCAGTGGACCGGCTTGGCACGAGCTGGGCGGCAAGCATTATTTGGGTACCTTCTGGAGTGGAATGCCTGACCTCAACTTTGATAATGAAGAAGTTCAATCTGAGATGCTGGCGATCGGTCAGCACTGGCTGGAGTTTGGCTTTGACGGATTCCGGCTTGATGCAGCAAAGCATATTTACGAGGATGTGCAGAGCGACCGCAGCGCAGAAACAACGGAGAAGAATGTAGCTTGGTGGCAGGAGTTTAGAACGGCCATGAATCAGGTTAAGGAAGATGCTTATATTGTCGGAGAGGTGTGGGAGAACTCCCCTGTCTCTGTAGCACCTTATTTGGACAACGCGTTTGACTCGGGCTTTAACTTCGGACTGGCAGATCAAATCATTCGTACGGTGACCAATGAGACGAATGGAGGGTTCATCGTGCAGCTAACCCGGAATTATGAGCTGTTCAATGAGAAGTCCGAAGGAGCCTTTGTTGATGCCGTCTTTCTGGCCAATCACGATCAGAATCGCGTGATGAGTCAGCTGGGCGGATCGGCAGATCATGCACATATGGCGGCATCCATTCTATTAACCCTTCCCGGTAATCCCTTCATCTATTATGGTGAAGAAATCGGAATGGAAGGTGCTAAGCCGGATGAGCAGATTCGCGAGCCTATGTTATGGTATCAAGCGGAGGCTGGAGCTGGACAGACAACGTGGCAGACACCGAAGCATAATCTCGGAGAGGATGCGGTGAGCGTGGAGGATCAGCTGCAGGACAGCTCATCCCTTCTGTCTCATTATCGTGAACTGATCGATTGGAGAAATGGAAGCAGAGCCCTTACAGATGGGACTATTGCCGATTATGATCTGGATGACGATCAATTGCTAGGGTATGTCAGGGCAGCAGAGGGTGAGCGGGTGCTCGTCCTTCATAACCTCTCTAATGAGGAGAAGGAAGTTGCTCTGGACGATTCAGAAGTGAAGTATAGCGAGCTTCTACATGCCACAAACGCAGAAGTACAATGGGCAGATCAGACATTGACGCTGCCGCCCTATACTTCCGTGATTATAAAATAA